TTTAAAATTCAATGGCCATTCGAAAATATTAAAATCGGGGATTTAGAATCGATTATAAAGACATTACCAAAACCGGAAGTAAAACCAGTACCGAAACCGGAAACAAAACCGGAAGTAAAACCAGTACCGAAACCGGAAACAAAACCGGAAGTAAAACCAGTACCGAAACCGGAAACAAAGCCGGAAGTAAAACCAGTACCGAAACCGGAAACAAAGCCAGAAGTAAAACCAGTTCCTAAACCGGAAACTAAACCAGAAACAAAACCAGAAACAAAACCAGAGCAAAAACCAACAACGCCACCAAATCAAGTGACTGATTCAGAAAAACCAAATCAGCCAGATAATAGTACAAATGATTCTGATGTTGCTGCGATTGAAAAGCAAGTAGTTGAATTAACGAATAAAGAACGTGCGAAATTTGGTTTACCAGCACTTCAAATAGATCAACCATTAATGGCTGCTGCTCGTGAAAAATCTCAGGATATGAAAGATAAAAATTACTTCTCTCATACTTCGCCAACATTCGGTAGTCCATTCGATCGTTTGAAAGCGTTAGGTATTTCTTATAAATCAGCCGGTGAAA
This portion of the Solibacillus daqui genome encodes:
- a CDS encoding CAP domain-containing protein, yielding MKKSVLTFCTVLLLATQAPVANAEGGKAETEAKAKYFQSASEYQLQINAANFKIQWPFENIKIGDLESIIKTLPKPEVKPVPKPETKPEVKPVPKPETKPEVKPVPKPETKPEVKPVPKPETKPEVKPVPKPETKPETKPETKPEQKPTTPPNQVTDSEKPNQPDNSTNDSDVAAIEKQVVELTNKERAKFGLPALQIDQPLMAAAREKSQDMKDKNYFSHTSPTFGSPFDRLKALGISYKSAGENIAKGQTSAAQVVEAWMNSEGHRANILNKDFTHIGVGYVKSGNIWTQQFIKK